In a single window of the Clostridia bacterium genome:
- a CDS encoding ATP-binding protein, which produces MIKKLFRQMLFTQILSAMTVTLCMLIDSIMIGRFLGVDAMTAYGLATPLLLVFAAIGSMISAGVQVMCGKTMGCGDREATNGCFTVSVFLTAAISAVGLVLVFAFTGPVAQLLGAEPGTNVYELTKGYMRGFIIGAPGFMAVQMLVPYMQISGSRSRLVAAVIAMTVADIAGDLLNVFVVRWSTFGMGLASSLSYYAALAIGIGYFFKKDCLFRFKRKLIKGRTCAELLKYGVPTMINQVALVLLVFVYNKLLIGTGVSAAVAAYSVISTVGNICYCFGGGCGSVALMLSAIFYSDADRTSLRELVKTMTFWAVALDVAVIAACCAAATPIVDLFIEDASARDLAVAGLRLFSLSLLPCSLNTTFKNYYQGIGRSGFTQAISVMQNFALVALSAFVFSRFLGVTGIWLGYVSGETLTWLVVCAVVFIRNKKFAVNADAFSLLPADFGAKEGESMEAVVTNDADAVEASRLAAEFCRANGRSPKQSSHIALCIEEMAENIVKHGFRKSGGRDCRIDVRLTIRGDDCIIRLRDNCVNFDPVKYMELHRDDDPFSHIGIRMVMKTVKDANYVNSLGLNNLRLVV; this is translated from the coding sequence ATGATCAAAAAACTTTTCCGTCAGATGCTGTTCACACAGATACTGTCCGCGATGACGGTCACGCTCTGTATGCTGATCGACAGCATAATGATCGGCCGCTTCCTCGGGGTCGACGCGATGACCGCCTACGGACTGGCGACTCCGCTGCTGCTCGTCTTCGCGGCGATCGGCAGCATGATCTCCGCCGGCGTGCAGGTCATGTGCGGCAAGACGATGGGATGCGGCGACCGCGAAGCGACCAACGGCTGCTTCACCGTTTCCGTGTTTCTGACCGCGGCGATATCCGCCGTCGGTCTCGTGCTCGTCTTCGCCTTCACCGGTCCGGTCGCGCAGCTGCTCGGCGCGGAGCCGGGGACCAACGTCTACGAGCTGACGAAGGGCTATATGCGCGGCTTCATCATCGGCGCGCCCGGCTTTATGGCGGTGCAGATGCTGGTGCCGTATATGCAGATATCCGGCAGCCGCAGCCGCCTCGTCGCCGCGGTCATCGCGATGACCGTCGCGGATATCGCGGGCGACCTGCTGAACGTCTTCGTCGTCAGATGGAGCACCTTCGGAATGGGCCTCGCGTCCAGCCTCAGCTACTACGCGGCGCTCGCCATCGGCATCGGCTACTTCTTCAAAAAGGACTGCCTCTTCCGCTTCAAGCGCAAGCTGATAAAGGGGAGGACCTGCGCCGAGCTGCTGAAATACGGCGTGCCTACGATGATAAATCAGGTCGCGCTCGTGCTGCTCGTCTTCGTCTATAACAAGCTGCTGATCGGCACCGGAGTTTCCGCGGCCGTCGCGGCTTATTCGGTCATATCCACGGTAGGCAACATCTGCTACTGCTTCGGCGGCGGCTGCGGCTCGGTCGCGCTGATGCTCTCGGCGATATTCTACAGCGACGCCGACCGCACCTCGCTGCGCGAGCTTGTGAAAACGATGACCTTCTGGGCGGTCGCGCTCGACGTCGCGGTCATCGCCGCCTGCTGCGCGGCGGCGACTCCGATAGTCGACCTCTTCATCGAGGACGCCTCCGCGCGCGATCTCGCGGTCGCGGGCCTGCGGCTGTTCTCGCTTTCGCTGCTGCCCTGCTCGCTGAACACGACCTTCAAGAACTACTATCAGGGCATCGGCAGAAGCGGCTTCACTCAGGCGATCTCGGTGATGCAGAACTTCGCGCTCGTCGCGCTCTCGGCGTTCGTTTTCAGCCGCTTCCTCGGCGTGACGGGCATCTGGCTCGGCTACGTCAGCGGCGAAACGCTGACCTGGCTTGTCGTCTGCGCCGTCGTCTTCATCAGGAATAAGAAATTCGCCGTGAACGCGGACGCGTTCTCGCTGCTCCCCGCCGACTTCGGCGCGAAGGAGGGCGAGAGCATGGAGGCGGTCGTGACGAACGACGCCGACGCCGTGGAGGCTTCGCGCCTGGCGGCCGAGTTCTGCCGCGCCAACGGGCGCAGCCCGAAGCAGAGCAGCCACATCGCCCTCTGCATAGAGGAGATGGCGGAGAACATCGTCAAGCACGGCTTCCGCAAGAGCGGCGGCCGCGACTGCCGCATCGACGTGCGCCTCACGATCCGCGGCGACGACTGCATCATCCGTCTGCGCGACAACTGCGTCAATTTCGACCCCGTCAAGTATATGGAGCTCCACCGCGACGACGATCCCTTCTCACACATCGGCATCCGCATGGTAATGAAGACGGTCAAGGACGCCAACTACGTCAACTCGCTCGGACTCAACAACCTGCGTCTGGTGGTGTAA
- a CDS encoding tyrosine--tRNA ligase produces the protein MKIYEELQARGLIAQVTDEAEIRDLINNGGARFYIGFDPTADSLHVGHFMALCLMKRLQLAGNKPIVLLGGGTGFIGDPTGRTDMRAMMDAETIKHNCDCFLKQIGKFIEFGEDKAIAVNNADWLLDLKYIDLLREVGACFSVNNMLRAECYKQRMERGLSFFEFNYMIMQSYDFYYLNRHYGCNMQFGGDDQWSNMLGGTELIRKKTGKDAYAMTITLLLNSEGKKMGKSAKGAVWLDPDKTSPFEFYQYWRNVDDADVMKCIRMLTFIPLDRIAEMDKWDASRVNEKKEVLAYELTALVHGEEEAKKAEATAKALFSGEGDDANMPTTSVPEDAFTDGAIGVVDLMLLGGLATSRSDARRTIEQGGVTVDGEKVASFAETIAKERLADGVKMRKGKKVYHRFTL, from the coding sequence ATGAAAATCTACGAAGAACTGCAGGCGCGCGGTCTTATCGCGCAGGTCACCGACGAGGCGGAGATCCGCGACCTCATCAACAACGGCGGCGCCCGCTTCTATATCGGCTTCGACCCGACCGCGGACTCGCTCCACGTCGGGCACTTCATGGCGCTCTGCCTGATGAAGCGCCTCCAGCTCGCCGGCAACAAGCCCATCGTCCTGCTCGGCGGCGGCACCGGCTTCATCGGCGACCCCACCGGCCGCACCGATATGCGCGCGATGATGGACGCCGAAACGATAAAGCACAACTGCGACTGCTTCCTGAAGCAGATCGGGAAGTTCATCGAGTTCGGCGAGGACAAGGCCATCGCCGTCAACAACGCCGACTGGCTGCTCGACCTTAAGTATATCGACCTGCTCCGCGAGGTCGGCGCCTGCTTCTCGGTCAACAACATGCTCCGCGCCGAATGCTACAAGCAGCGCATGGAGCGCGGACTGAGCTTTTTCGAGTTCAACTATATGATAATGCAGTCTTACGACTTCTATTATCTCAACAGGCACTACGGCTGCAATATGCAGTTCGGCGGCGACGACCAGTGGAGCAATATGCTCGGCGGCACCGAGCTTATCCGCAAAAAGACCGGCAAGGACGCCTACGCCATGACCATCACCCTGCTGCTCAACAGCGAGGGCAAGAAGATGGGCAAATCCGCGAAGGGCGCGGTCTGGCTCGACCCGGACAAGACCAGCCCCTTCGAGTTTTACCAGTACTGGCGCAACGTCGACGACGCGGACGTAATGAAGTGCATCCGCATGCTGACCTTCATCCCGCTCGACAGGATCGCCGAGATGGATAAGTGGGACGCCTCCCGCGTCAACGAGAAGAAGGAAGTGCTCGCCTACGAGCTGACCGCCCTCGTCCACGGCGAGGAGGAGGCGAAGAAGGCGGAAGCCACCGCGAAGGCGCTCTTCTCCGGTGAAGGCGACGACGCGAATATGCCCACCACCTCCGTGCCCGAGGACGCCTTCACCGACGGCGCGATAGGAGTCGTGGACCTGATGCTCCTCGGCGGCCTCGCGACCAGCAGGAGCGACGCCCGCCGCACCATCGAGCAGGGCGGCGTCACCGTCGACGGCGAAAAGGTCGCCTCCTTCGCCGAAACGATCGCGAAGGAACGCCTCGCCGACGGCGTGAAGATGCGCAAGGGCAAGAAGGTCTATCACAGGTTCACGCTTTAG
- a CDS encoding NAD-dependent protein deacylase — MTLDEKIAKLQSFIDSARSAVFFGGAGVSTESGVPDFRSKDGLYNVRDVRFDGYRPEYLLSHTCLVREPEVFFEFYRQKMDARGVQPNAAHMKLAELERAGKLAAVVTQNIDGLHQKAGSVNVFEIHGTTRRNYCMRCGKPFPADFIYDCAEPVPHCDCGGIVRCDVTLYEEPLPDDAVRGAVSAIANADLLIIGGTSLTVYPAASYVRYFRGDRLVIINKEHLPYPLDPVKDLEINAPIGKVLSHLTVRQ, encoded by the coding sequence ATGACGCTTGACGAAAAAATCGCGAAGCTGCAGAGCTTCATCGACTCCGCGCGGAGCGCCGTGTTCTTCGGCGGCGCGGGGGTGTCGACCGAGAGCGGCGTGCCGGATTTCCGCAGCAAGGACGGGCTTTACAACGTCCGCGACGTGCGGTTCGACGGCTACCGCCCCGAATACCTGCTCAGCCACACCTGCCTCGTGCGCGAGCCGGAGGTCTTTTTCGAGTTCTACCGGCAGAAGATGGACGCGCGCGGCGTTCAGCCCAACGCCGCCCACATGAAGCTCGCGGAGCTGGAGCGCGCCGGAAAGCTCGCCGCCGTCGTCACCCAGAACATCGACGGCCTGCATCAGAAGGCGGGCAGCGTCAACGTCTTCGAGATACACGGCACGACTCGGCGCAACTACTGTATGCGCTGCGGAAAGCCTTTCCCCGCGGACTTCATCTACGACTGCGCGGAGCCGGTGCCGCATTGCGACTGCGGCGGCATCGTCCGCTGCGACGTGACGCTTTACGAGGAGCCGCTGCCGGACGACGCCGTGCGCGGCGCCGTTTCCGCGATAGCGAACGCCGACCTGCTGATAATCGGCGGCACCTCGCTGACGGTGTATCCCGCGGCGAGCTACGTCCGCTATTTCCGCGGCGACCGCCTCGTTATAATCAACAAGGAGCACCTGCCGTACCCGCTCGATCCGGTAAAGGACCTTGAGATAAACGCGCCGATAGGGAAGGTGTTGTCTCACCTGACGGTGAGACAGTGA